The following proteins come from a genomic window of Daphnia carinata strain CSIRO-1 chromosome 6, CSIRO_AGI_Dcar_HiC_V3, whole genome shotgun sequence:
- the LOC130699685 gene encoding uncharacterized protein LOC130699685, with protein sequence MICEMTSEKKEYDGPGSGYNDNVTQRENESVGRLVETKPEEFSESLYIKRRGKFAFGKSCNLHERFIADLEERLGCTKGKLNEEFKITSQGQIEWLVDDKRRRQIWENITKMSDPTSGEIYEESHLIQFDKEHPVVIICGVAGTGKSTLLSHFYSEIKKKKPDCWVIRVNLVKHSDAILKLDRSTPDLIGFLIKYLHVVDSESPFSCSLLTNRLETGEQIVFMLDGYDEIGEKCQDIAIQMMKFIQKKGIQLYVTTRSHVAHHLQYELGQLAYYLENFNEEDQIDCLTKYWKKELKLPDRVQDGVQEMKMKKIDEFAKWLVNEVSKTLKDDKRALIGIPLLCRILAECYQQNVDEIVQSTGDVIRQSEQPGLFDKEKFDLVSLYNKLMETKRKIFLVEKTNTSKSDEMKDHAFEILRKKVESRLTKLALETIITEPNILEMLWPTKSSHKSSYDVAQEESILAKNTLKFGLTFSNSDGMRQKFMHRTFAEYFVAKYLYEGFHPDDERHNKLLEKEPIRNLILNKILASKQYDGVQVFFDGMVKTLVDDMDENKNWRDKIDNRQLPYRLKKFTENLLKTDKKFLVTNAFFSSVSNGKDNIFLLLCDCLVGHKNNKNNIVKILGFLICHDHYRSHLDRFLQFLSKSKAYSDDLNFINLLIEVFRSKEQMMNGGQIANTLKILHDLKLSTVLAQLYTVVLSKEPEAFQNIYQPCRIEEEDAIPTDLDILLKRDDYGMTLLHGAAFYGDVDIVDQILARFRQPKLDDGAKQQVNKVLLEANTPFYFAAAKNHEEVCSKLLAFVKDIFPNALMGELTELNGPIYRSLEHALESHNVEIFQLVLEVVKEKLGHACLVDLVTTTPTFSTEPIFCIGSRSENIFNAMVKIVVDRDGVVDYKILHDLIFYQDLRFNNLILTGDLLNMDAENLQGLLSVEGAGPFTKRLLMVDIPWNFHMLSSFLRHFNEAQLLDFVKIITLEDFWGRFLRSAEISFSLCLTSLEDVKTIFECLTQKIVLDKQRGDCAKQLLLHEDDQGYVVLHLPQKIVQTVLKCLPEKSQEEIKKEWKEKAEPMTHDSFINHDSRRKLPNPSIAKHYSNILRFYLDYGSKEVQLSGCVNILTSARLIDGQERCVWSYIFEHCEVAETNEILKIISVIFGWEAVKKLLTHEMDGFPLLMKAMSWGDDIGGRLDMLPEEMRNEMQQVIEQKAAEFIEEVLQHHKTYFGGPGDSIYKRLNTLRFLIKYCDAQQLEQFVENITTLQVSTTTEKTLSIWAEMLLHLCDEAGTNNVAKMNTFFKCVSEKLDRNAVKELVLHEIDGIPVIFYPMARGGEKMAEAMLADLDAIDRENILNGINNFLSFTYDC encoded by the coding sequence ATGATTTGCGAAATGacatccgaaaaaaaagaatatgatgGTCCAGGCTCTGGCTACAATGACAACGTCACCCAAAGGGAAAATGAATCTGTGGGGCGTTTAGTTGAAACTAAACCCGAAGAATTCTCTGAATCCCTCTACATCAAGAGACGAGGAAAATTTGCATTTGGCAAATCTTGTAATTTGCATGAACGTTTCATAGCTGATCTAGAAGAGCGTTTGGGATGCACTAAGGGAAAACTAAATGAGGAATTCAAAATCACATCCCAGGGCCAAATCGAGTGGTTGGTCGACGACAAGCGCCGCAGACAAATTTGggaaaacataacaaaaatgaGCGACCCAACTTCAGGCGAAATTTATGAAGAGAGCCATTTGATTCAGTTTGACAAGGAGCATCCGGTTGTTATCATATGCGGAGTGGCTGGAACAGGCAAATCGACTCTCCTCTCCCACTTCTACagtgaaataaagaagaagaagcctgaCTGTTGGGTTATCAGAGTGAATTTAGTTAAACATTCTGACGCCATATTGAAACTCGATAGAAGCACACCTGATTTGATTGGATTCCTCATCAAATATCTTCACGTTGTTGACAGTGAAAGTCCGTTTTCTTGCTCGTTGCTGACTAACCGGTTGGAGACGGGCGAGCAGATCGTTTTCATGTTAGATGGCTACGATGAAATCGGTGAAAAATGCCAAGATATTGCGATTCAAATGATGaaattcattcaaaagaaGGGCATTCAACTGTACGTCACTACCCGCTCCCACGTGGCCCACCATTTGCAATACGAATTAGGTCAGTTGGCTTATTATTTGGAAAACTTTAACGAAGAGGACCAGATCGATTGCCTGACCAAGTATTggaagaaagaattgaaactGCCAGATAGAGTGCAAGATGGTGTGCAAgaaatgaagatgaagaagattgACGAATTTGCCAAATGGCTAGTGAATGAGGTGTCGAAGACTCTGAAAGACGACAAAAGAGCTCTCATCGGAATTCCTTTGCTATGCAGAATTCTTGCCGAGTGCTACCAGCAAAATGTTGACGAAATTGTGCAAAGCACAGGGGATGTAATTCGACAATCTGAGCAACCGGGTCTGTTTGACAAAGAGAAATTCGATTTAGTAAGTCTGTACAACAAATTGATGGAAACAAAACGCAAAATATTTCTAGTAGAAAAAACCAACACTTCCAaatccgatgagatgaagGATCACGCGTTTGAGATTTTGCGGAAGAAAGTCGAATCGCGTTTAACTAAATTGGCATTGGAAACCATCATCACAGAACCAAATATCCTCGAAATGTTGTGGCCAACGAAATCTTCGCACAAATCCAGTTATGATGTGGCTCAAGAAGAAAGTATTCTTGCAAAAAACACGCTGAAATTTGGGTTAACGTTTTCTAATAGCGACGGAATGCGACAGAAATTCATGCATCGGACGTTTGCCGAGTATTTTGTCGCCAAATATCTTTACGAAGGATTTCATCCCGATGACGAACGTCACAACAAACTGTTGGAAAAAGAACCCATTCGAAACTTGATTCTGAACAAAATCTTGGCCTCAAAGCAATACGACGGAGTTCAAGTGTTTTTCGATGGCATGGTGAAGACTTTGGTCGATGATATGGACGAGAATAAAAATTGGCGTGATAAAATCGATAATCGTCAATTACCGTATCGACTCAAGAAATTTActgaaaatcttttaaaaacggataaaaaatttttggtcACCAATGCCTTCTTTTCCTCGGTTTCGAATGGGAAAGAcaacatatttttattgttgtgtgACTGTCTCGTTGgacacaaaaataataaaaacaatatcGTAAAAATTTTGGGATTTTTGATTTGCCATGACCACTATCGTAGTCATCTGGATAGATTTCTGCAGTTTCTGTCCAAATCGAAAGCTTATTCGGACGATTTGAACTTCATCAATTTGTTAATTGAAGTTTTCCGGTCTAAAGAACAAATGATGAATGGAGGGCAAATCGCCAATACTCTGAAGATTTTACACGATCTAAAACTGTCTACTGTTCTCGCCCAACTTTACACCGTTGTTTTATCAAAAGAGCCGGAAGCATTTCAGAATATTTACCAACCGTGTCGAATAGAGGAAGAGGACGCCATCCCGACTGACCTCGACATTCTTTTGAAAAGGGATGACTATGGCATGACTCTTCTTCACGGAGCAGCCTTCTACGGAGACGTCGACATAGTCGACCAAATATTAGCAAGATTTCGTCAGCCGAAACTCGACGATGGAGCTAAACAACAAGTGAACAAGGTGCTGCTTGAGGCCAACACTCCGTTTTACTTTGCCGCTGCTAAAAATCACGAGGAAGTCTGTTCCAAACTGTTGGCCTTTGTCAAAGACATATTTCCCAACGCACTGATGGGCGAGCTAACTGAGTTAAACGGGCCCATTTACCGGTCACTAGAGCACGCCCTGGAATCGCACAATGTAGAAATATTTCAACTGGTATTGGAGGTCGTCAAGGAAAAATTAGGACATGCTTGTCTAGTTGACCTGGTAACAACCACACCTACATTTTCAACGGAACCTATCTTCTGCATAGGATCGAGGTCGGAAAATATATTCAACGCCATGGTGAAGATCGTCGTCGATCGAGATGGTGTTGTAGACTACAAAATTCTGCATGACCTGATTTTCTACCAAGACTTAAGATTCAACAATTTAATACTAACGGGTGATTTACTAAACATGGATGCCGAAAATCTGCAGGGGTTGTTATCTGTAGAAGGCGCTGGTCCCTTCACCAAGCGTTTGCTTATGGTTGACATACCCTGGAATTTTCATATGCTGTCAAGTTTTTTGAGGCATTTTAACGAAGCACAACTCTTGGATTTCGTGAAAATAATCACTCTTGAAGATTTTTGGGGACGTTTTCTACGATCGgcagaaatttctttttctctttgtttgaCGTCTCTAGAAGACGTCAAAACCATTTTCGAATGTTTGACTCAAAAAATCGTGTTAGATAAACAACGAGGGGACTGCGCTAAGCAACTTTTGCTCCACGAAGACGATCAGGGCTACGTTGTTCTTCATCTGCCACAAAAAATAGTCCAGACCGTGTTGAAATGTTTACCAGAAAAAAGCCAagaggaaattaaaaaggagtGGAAAGAAAAGGCTGAACCAATGACACACGACTCGTTCATCAACCACGATTCTAGGAGAAAGTTACCTAATCCCTCAATCGCCAAACATTACAGTAACATCTTACGATTTTACTTGGATTATGGCAGCAAAGAAGTGCAACTCAGCGGATGCGTCAATATTCTCACATCGGCTCGTTTGATTGATGGGCAAGAGCGCTGTGTATGGAGTTACATCTTTGAACATTGTGAGGTGGCGGAGACAAacgaaatattaaaaattatttcggTAATTTTCGGTTGGGAGGCCGTGAAAAAGTTGCTGACCCACGAGATGGATGGATTTCCTCTCTTAATGAAAGCTATGTCTTGGGGAGATGACATTGGCGGGCGGCTGGACATGTTGCCGGAAGAAATGCGAAATGAGATGCAACAAGTTATTGAACAAAAAGCTGCCGAATTCATTGAGGAAGTGCTTCAACATCACAAAACCTATTTTGGAGGACCAGGAGATTCAATTTACAAACGATTAAACACTTTGagatttttaatcaaatactGCGATGCTCAGCAACTTGAACAATTCGTGGAAAACATCACGACGTTGCAGGTTTCCACGACAACGGAGAAGACGCTTAGCATATGGGCTGAGATGCTTCTTCACCTATGTGACGAAGCCGGGACGAACAACGTTGCGAAaatgaacacattttttaaatgcgtcTCGGAGAAACTGGACAGAAATGCCGTGAAAGAATTGGTGCTCCACGAAATCGATGGTATTCCCGTCATATTTTATCCTATGGCAAGAGGGGGAGAGAAGATGGCTGAGGCAATGCTCGCCGATTTGGATGCCATCGATCGCGAAAATATTCTAAATGGAATCAACAATTTTTTGTCCTTCACTTACGATTGTTGA
- the LOC130699680 gene encoding serine/threonine-protein kinase/endoribonuclease IRE1-like produces the protein MILKGFGGRKVAVKRVEIHRVNKIEEEAMLKLNHPNIVRLFHCEKDNDFMYYVLELCDASLNQLFLKSDDPQKYNGPSPCQIEVFRQLATGLAYIHSKKLIHRDIKPHNILIMRRPGKHQEIIIKWADFGLAKSVNEKGYHSWSGVRGTRNWWAPEVLKKLINENNAETKQFWGTVKSDVFVLGLVFGFIFLKGEHLFGSDETEIPMNIIRNDPANMKNIDGELRKYYEDDLLKKMLENDPEKRMKSAEIVKQLECIKNKLTKKEEEFRELCARDSSPDLVGRIKHFIRLGIDVNAKDKKGWNALHYLCKSNSSPNLIDSIQLLIQLRIDVNAKDDARIYLRDNDKISNKNEILKLLDEAILV, from the exons ATGATATTAAAAGGGTTCGGAGGTCGTAAAGTGGCagtaaaaagagttgaaatacATCGTGtcaacaaaatagaagaagaagcgatGCTTAAGTTAAatcatccaaacatcgtcaGACTTTTTCACTGTGAAAAGGACAACGACTTTAT GTACTACGTATTGGAATTATGTGACGCTTCTTTAAATCAACTTTTCCTGAAGTCGGATGATCCCCAAAAATACAACGGACCTTCGCCATGTCAAATCGAAGTTTTCCGTCAATTAGCTACGGGCCTGgcatacatccattcaaagaaATTAATTCATAGAGACATTAAACCGCACAACATCCTCATTATGCGAAGGCCTGGAAAACATCAAGAGATAATAATCAAATGGGCTGATTTTGGACTGGCCAAATccgtaaacgaaaagggaTATCATTCGTGGTCTGGCGTGAGAGGAACCAGAAATTGGTGGGCACCCGAAGTGCTGAAAAAACTCATCAACGAAAATAATGCGGAAACGAAACAATTTTGGGGAACCGTCAAGAGCGATGTGTTTGTCCTTGGCCTCGTCttcggttttatttttttaaagggagaaCATCTGTTCGGTTCAGATGAAACTGAAATTCCCATGAACATAATTAGAAATGATCCGGCGAATATGAAAA ATATTGATGGCGAATTGCGCAAATACTATGAGGATGACttacttaaaaaaatgttggaaaacgatccggaaaaaagaatgaaatcgGCAGAAATCGTCAAACAACTGGAATGCATTAAGAATAaa TTgactaaaaaagaagaagaatttcgtGAACTTTGTGCCCGTGACTCGTCGCCTGATCTAGTTGGAAGAATCAAACACTTTATTCGCcttggaatcgatgtgaatgcaaaggacaaaaagggatggaatgcgctccattatttgtgtaaatcaaattcaagcccaaatttaattgactcCATTCAGCTATTAATCCAACTGagaatcgatgtgaatgcaaaggacgatgCACGAATTTATTTACGCGATAATGATAAGATTagcaacaaaaacgaaatcctaaaactgCTTGACGAAGCCATTCTTGTTTGA